One region of Bacillus pumilus genomic DNA includes:
- a CDS encoding TrkH family potassium uptake protein: MNPIKKLIDRLSAFQLIALYYFLAVTVSLILLSLPVAHQEGVKWTFIDALFTAVSAVSVTGLTVVDTSQTFSVAGMWILAFVLQIGGIGIMTLGTFVWIVMRKRIGIKERKLIMADQNQSNLSGIVKLMKQVLYLILLIEFLGGLILSMYFLKYYDVQGAFLHGFFSSISATTNGGFDITGNSLIPYKDDYFVQFITMLLIIFGAIGFPVLVEVKDYLFNQDRKHASFSLFTKITTITFGGLVVVGAIGIYALEAGFSFLGKSWHEILFYSFFQSTATRSGGLTTLDITQLTEPTLLFLCMLMFIGASPSSVGGGIRTTTFALNLLALFHFARGNKSIKIFKRELHQADINKSLMVTMMAFILVFGATFLLSLSEHNTLLENLFEVCSAFGTTGLSLGITSDLTVFGKCIIMVVMFIGRIGIPSFLYLIGRRESEANYHYPKERVIIG; the protein is encoded by the coding sequence ATGAATCCTATCAAAAAGCTAATTGACCGGCTGTCAGCATTTCAGCTGATTGCCCTCTATTATTTTCTTGCTGTAACCGTATCACTTATTCTTCTCAGCCTCCCAGTGGCTCATCAAGAGGGAGTGAAATGGACATTTATTGATGCTTTATTTACGGCGGTGAGTGCGGTAAGTGTCACAGGACTCACTGTCGTTGATACCTCGCAAACATTTAGTGTGGCAGGTATGTGGATCCTTGCGTTTGTCCTGCAAATCGGAGGTATCGGCATTATGACGCTCGGTACCTTTGTGTGGATTGTCATGCGAAAAAGGATTGGGATTAAAGAAAGAAAGCTCATCATGGCAGATCAAAACCAGAGCAATTTATCAGGTATTGTGAAATTAATGAAGCAGGTCTTATATTTAATTTTGCTCATTGAGTTTTTAGGCGGTCTGATTTTAAGCATGTATTTTCTCAAATATTACGATGTGCAAGGAGCATTCTTGCATGGCTTCTTCTCAAGTATTAGTGCGACCACCAATGGGGGCTTCGATATTACAGGGAACTCGCTCATCCCTTACAAAGATGATTATTTTGTCCAATTTATTACGATGCTGCTGATCATCTTTGGAGCGATTGGCTTTCCTGTGCTCGTCGAAGTAAAGGATTATTTATTTAATCAGGACCGAAAGCACGCATCGTTTTCATTGTTTACAAAAATCACAACGATTACGTTTGGCGGTCTTGTCGTTGTTGGAGCGATTGGCATATATGCACTTGAAGCCGGGTTCAGCTTCCTAGGGAAAAGCTGGCACGAAATCTTGTTTTATTCTTTTTTCCAATCGACCGCAACAAGAAGTGGGGGTTTGACAACATTAGATATTACCCAGCTGACAGAACCGACCCTTTTATTTCTATGTATGCTTATGTTTATCGGGGCTTCCCCAAGCTCTGTGGGAGGCGGAATTCGAACAACTACGTTTGCTCTTAATTTACTCGCACTGTTTCATTTTGCTAGGGGAAATAAGTCCATTAAAATTTTCAAAAGAGAGCTTCATCAAGCGGATATTAACAAATCCTTGATGGTGACGATGATGGCCTTTATTTTGGTGTTTGGCGCTACGTTCCTGTTATCATTATCCGAGCATAATACACTTCTAGAAAATTTATTTGAAGTTTGCTCTGCATTCGGAACAACAGGGCTATCGCTAGGAATCACCTCGGACCTTACGGTGTTCGGTAAATGTATCATTATGGTCGTCATGTTTATTGGACGGATCGGCATTCCAAGCTTCTTATATTTAATTGGCCGAAGAGAAAGCGAAGCGAATTATCATTATCCGAAAGAGCGCGTCATCATCGGCTAA
- a CDS encoding DUF421 domain-containing protein has protein sequence MLDVIWKAIVMLLVGTLLLRIAGPKSISQLTVQQTVIMISIGSIIIQPFIEHNLLETIYAAATFIIALVIMEKLSIQSDFFEKLVSGKSVVILQDGEMLDHKLKKTRLTRDEFKMRLKQQGITDISSLKKATLEANGQIGYELKPEEKPVTVKQMKELLDQLREELNMSKKD, from the coding sequence GTGCTGGATGTAATATGGAAAGCAATTGTCATGCTGCTAGTTGGTACCTTGCTGCTGAGAATAGCAGGGCCTAAATCCATTAGTCAATTAACTGTTCAACAAACAGTGATCATGATTTCAATCGGATCGATTATTATCCAACCCTTTATTGAGCACAATTTACTTGAAACGATTTATGCCGCCGCTACATTTATCATTGCACTCGTCATCATGGAAAAATTGTCTATCCAATCTGATTTCTTTGAAAAATTGGTTTCAGGGAAATCTGTGGTCATTTTGCAGGATGGAGAAATGCTTGATCACAAGCTGAAGAAAACGCGGCTCACAAGGGATGAATTCAAAATGCGCTTAAAGCAGCAAGGCATTACAGACATCAGCAGTCTCAAAAAAGCCACCCTAGAAGCCAATGGACAAATCGGCTATGAGTTAAAGCCAGAGGAAAAGCCGGTGACGGTCAAACAAATGAAGGAACTTCTAGACCAATTAAGAGAAGAACTAAATATGTCAAAAAAGGACTGA
- a CDS encoding acyltransferase family protein — protein sequence MASSRDSYFDNAKFLLIFLVVFGHLLRSFIHDNDWMLYLYKFIYTFHMPAFILVSGFFAKGFRKPGFMKKVAIKLIIPYFIFQVIYSVYYYLLQDQSMANLNPIDPQWSLWFLISLFFWNLLLIPFSKLPFHWAMIVSLSIALLVGYVDSISNTLSLSRTFVFLPMFLAGFYLKKQHFEFIRTSKGKLSALLVLMAVFLFCYFYEFDYSFLFGSQSYASLGDEGVIAAMKRMAWYLLAFGATFSFFALVPTRRFFFTKWGTRTLYVYLLHGFVIKLLRTTWFDDWALNAASVVMLLLLTILLTFTLSSTFVKTVAQPVIELKMTNLMRTITGRQGSYSK from the coding sequence ATGGCATCTTCACGAGATAGTTATTTTGATAATGCGAAATTTCTTCTGATTTTTCTAGTTGTTTTTGGTCATTTGTTACGATCATTCATTCATGATAATGATTGGATGCTTTATTTATACAAATTTATTTATACTTTTCATATGCCTGCCTTTATTTTGGTTTCCGGCTTCTTTGCAAAAGGGTTTAGAAAGCCAGGTTTTATGAAAAAAGTTGCTATTAAGCTGATCATCCCATATTTCATTTTTCAGGTGATCTATTCCGTTTACTATTATCTCTTGCAGGATCAAAGCATGGCCAATTTAAATCCAATTGATCCGCAATGGTCTTTATGGTTTTTAATTAGTTTATTCTTTTGGAATTTGCTGCTCATTCCTTTTTCTAAACTGCCATTTCACTGGGCGATGATCGTCAGTTTGTCGATTGCGTTACTTGTCGGTTACGTGGACAGTATTAGCAATACGCTGAGCTTATCGCGTACGTTTGTCTTTTTGCCGATGTTTTTAGCTGGCTTCTATTTAAAAAAGCAGCATTTTGAATTCATCCGTACAAGTAAAGGAAAGCTGTCAGCACTTCTTGTATTAATGGCTGTATTCTTGTTTTGCTATTTCTATGAATTTGATTATTCCTTCTTATTTGGATCACAGTCATATGCTTCTCTTGGTGATGAGGGAGTGATTGCGGCAATGAAACGAATGGCATGGTATCTGCTTGCATTCGGCGCTACATTCAGCTTCTTTGCTTTAGTGCCAACACGCCGTTTCTTCTTTACAAAATGGGGCACAAGAACGTTATATGTGTATTTATTACATGGCTTTGTCATTAAGCTGCTTAGAACGACTTGGTTTGATGACTGGGCCTTGAATGCAGCAAGTGTGGTCATGTTATTGCTGCTGACCATTCTGTTAACCTTTACCCTGTCTAGCACCTTTGTTAAAACCGTTGCACAGCCAGTGATTGAGCTCAAAATGACCAATCTCATGCGTACAATCACCGGCAGGCAGGGCAGTTATAGCAAATAA
- a CDS encoding PAS domain-containing sensor histidine kinase, which yields MTETLDGAEDIRKLEKENEYLRTELMQQKMLLNKTLDAIFIFDQHLNIIQANEATCRLVQTPKEDLLNKSVLDFLYGIPKDKIECSLDLFFRKGTLKREISIQLENGETKYIEFVAEHDTMNQQYIVVMRDISSKKILERERSMNEQLFKDLFDRAIDGMVIFDQDGCMIDANHSFCQSFELQKTDLTDRYLHEFVDEENLPSLQHLLTSLKETGKAKGELPVTLQSGQYKLFELTITSNVMSGFYMSIMRDITEKRLMEEKLLKSEERFRKIFENAMDAIIIWADDGEIVRANESACRIFELPMHSLIGKKLTDFLVKSDQRYRPTRRRYIRNHEIREELLFRMANGQFKELEFTSKHAVLEGQHLTILRNVSDRKRMEEELRESELKFRKVFNGSMDGIVLFDNQYRIIEVNPSASELLGLKSDHLTEMNLFHILAPYQIEHLAQPAQAMSLDEMDNEVPFVLNHPDQRILEFSFKRNIIHNMNLAIFRDVTERKELEERVRKSDTLHVVGELAAGIAHEIRNPMTALKGFIQLLKGNIEGEYSLYFNVITSELKRIESIITEFLILAKPQAIVFEEKNVVQIVKDTMDLLHAQANLGNVQMHLNVIDEIPLIYCEQNQLKQVFINILKNAIEVMPRKGNVYVSIQRKGEEHIVISLRDEGCGMAEDKLRRLGEPFYTTKERGTGLGLMVSYKIIEEHQGTIEVESEEGVGTVFHLTLPLRQKKQEGEH from the coding sequence ATGACTGAAACGCTCGATGGCGCAGAAGATATCAGAAAATTAGAAAAAGAGAACGAATATTTGCGAACAGAGTTGATGCAGCAAAAAATGCTGTTAAATAAGACGTTAGATGCCATTTTCATATTTGATCAACACCTCAACATCATCCAAGCCAATGAAGCAACATGCAGGCTTGTACAGACACCGAAAGAAGACCTCCTCAATAAATCCGTTCTAGATTTCCTTTACGGCATCCCGAAAGATAAAATTGAATGCTCACTCGATCTATTTTTTCGAAAAGGTACGTTAAAAAGAGAAATCTCCATTCAGCTGGAAAATGGTGAAACAAAATACATTGAATTTGTCGCAGAGCACGACACCATGAATCAGCAATATATTGTCGTCATGCGAGATATTTCCTCAAAGAAAATATTAGAACGAGAACGCTCCATGAATGAGCAGCTGTTCAAAGATTTGTTTGACCGAGCCATTGACGGGATGGTCATTTTTGATCAGGATGGCTGCATGATTGATGCGAATCATTCTTTTTGTCAGAGCTTTGAGCTGCAAAAGACTGATTTAACCGATCGCTATTTACATGAATTTGTCGACGAAGAAAATCTTCCATCCTTACAGCACCTTTTAACGTCACTTAAAGAAACAGGGAAAGCCAAGGGAGAACTTCCCGTTACCCTTCAATCTGGCCAGTACAAATTATTCGAGCTCACCATTACATCAAATGTGATGAGTGGTTTTTATATGTCGATCATGAGGGATATTACAGAAAAAAGGTTAATGGAAGAAAAGCTGTTAAAAAGTGAGGAACGCTTTAGAAAAATTTTTGAAAATGCAATGGATGCGATCATCATATGGGCGGATGATGGAGAGATTGTGAGAGCCAATGAATCAGCCTGCCGCATTTTTGAATTGCCTATGCATTCACTGATTGGCAAAAAACTCACAGACTTTCTCGTGAAATCTGATCAGAGATATAGACCGACTAGAAGACGATATATTCGGAATCACGAAATAAGGGAAGAGCTTTTGTTCAGAATGGCAAATGGTCAGTTTAAAGAGCTCGAGTTTACATCAAAGCATGCGGTATTAGAAGGACAGCACTTAACCATTTTACGTAATGTGAGTGATCGAAAAAGGATGGAGGAGGAGCTGCGCGAAAGTGAGCTCAAATTTCGTAAAGTATTTAATGGATCAATGGACGGCATTGTTCTGTTTGATAACCAATACCGCATTATCGAAGTCAATCCATCCGCAAGCGAGCTACTAGGATTGAAAAGTGATCATTTAACGGAAATGAACCTTTTCCATATCCTTGCGCCTTATCAAATTGAACATTTGGCACAGCCTGCCCAGGCGATGTCATTAGATGAAATGGACAATGAAGTGCCATTTGTGCTGAACCACCCAGATCAGCGGATATTGGAATTCTCTTTTAAACGCAACATCATTCATAATATGAATTTGGCGATCTTTAGAGATGTGACAGAGCGGAAGGAATTAGAAGAACGGGTGAGAAAATCAGATACCCTTCATGTGGTCGGAGAGCTTGCCGCTGGAATTGCGCATGAAATTAGAAACCCGATGACAGCATTAAAAGGCTTCATTCAGCTGCTAAAAGGAAATATAGAAGGGGAGTATTCGCTCTATTTCAATGTCATCACTTCAGAGCTGAAAAGAATTGAATCGATCATCACCGAATTTTTGATTTTAGCAAAGCCGCAAGCCATCGTATTTGAAGAAAAAAATGTGGTGCAAATTGTGAAAGACACGATGGATCTGTTGCACGCACAGGCGAATCTTGGCAACGTTCAAATGCATCTCAATGTGATTGATGAGATTCCGCTCATTTATTGTGAACAAAACCAATTAAAACAAGTCTTTATTAACATTTTAAAAAATGCAATTGAAGTCATGCCGAGAAAAGGAAATGTCTATGTGAGCATTCAGCGGAAGGGCGAAGAGCATATTGTCATTTCACTGCGGGATGAAGGGTGCGGAATGGCAGAGGACAAGCTGAGGCGTCTAGGGGAACCATTTTATACGACAAAAGAAAGAGGAACTGGACTTGGCTTAATGGTTAGTTATAAAATTATTGAAGAGCATCAAGGAACGATTGAGGTAGAAAGTGAGGAAGGGGTAGGAACCGTCTTCCATCTCACGCTGCCACTGAGGCAGAAGAAACAAGAAGGAGAGCATTAA
- a CDS encoding methylated-DNA--[protein]-cysteine S-methyltransferase, with protein sequence MYYTVYHAPIGALYILEKDDAIIEVMFDDEPFLAKKQASNLKEEETSVLQQAKKQLDEYFKGERQEFDLPLKQKGTSFQEQVWEALSTIPYGESKSYADIAKAIGNPKAVRAIGQANRRNALPIFIPCHRVIGKDRSLTGYAGTKTDIKAILLELEGIPFVQK encoded by the coding sequence GTGTATTATACCGTCTATCACGCACCAATTGGGGCACTATACATACTAGAAAAAGACGATGCCATCATCGAAGTGATGTTTGATGATGAGCCGTTTTTAGCAAAAAAGCAAGCATCCAATTTAAAAGAAGAAGAAACGTCTGTATTACAACAAGCAAAAAAACAGCTAGATGAATATTTCAAGGGTGAGCGCCAAGAATTCGATCTCCCGCTCAAGCAAAAGGGAACTTCGTTTCAAGAGCAAGTGTGGGAAGCACTTTCGACTATTCCGTATGGTGAATCAAAAAGTTATGCAGACATTGCAAAAGCGATTGGTAACCCAAAGGCTGTGAGAGCCATTGGACAAGCCAATAGACGCAATGCATTACCTATTTTTATTCCCTGTCACAGAGTGATTGGAAAAGACCGTTCTCTGACGGGCTATGCAGGAACGAAGACAGATATAAAAGCGATTCTGCTTGAATTAGAAGGTATCCCATTTGTTCAAAAATAA
- the mtnA gene encoding S-methyl-5-thioribose-1-phosphate isomerase, giving the protein MSKEFEVPRSVEWEENYINILNQQKLPAETVFEHLYTKEDVYDAIVTLKVRGAPAIGITAAFGLALSAQDIETEEIDVFRQEVIQIKEYLNSARPTAVNLAWALERLLQRIDRAASVNAAKTDLVHEAIQIQIEDEETCRQIGQNALQLFKSGDRIMTICNAGSIATSRYGTALAPFYLAKKKNLDLHIYACETRPVLQGARLTTWELMQGGVDVTLITDNMAAHTMKEKQISAVIVGADRIARNGDTANKIGTLSLAILAKHFQIPFFIAAPLSTFDISTKNGADIPIEERDPLEVKELNGVQIAPPDVQVFNPAFDVTPHHLISGIITEKGIITSNYTEEIDALFTESISL; this is encoded by the coding sequence TTGTCTAAAGAATTTGAAGTCCCCCGTTCTGTCGAATGGGAAGAAAACTATATTAACATTTTGAATCAGCAAAAATTACCGGCAGAAACTGTGTTTGAGCATCTATATACAAAAGAAGACGTGTATGATGCCATTGTCACGTTAAAAGTGCGGGGAGCACCTGCCATTGGCATTACAGCAGCTTTTGGACTGGCGCTCAGTGCCCAAGACATTGAGACAGAAGAAATTGATGTGTTTAGACAAGAAGTCATTCAGATAAAAGAATATTTAAACAGTGCTCGTCCAACCGCTGTGAATCTAGCCTGGGCATTAGAGCGATTGTTGCAGCGCATTGATCGTGCAGCTTCGGTCAATGCAGCCAAAACAGATCTTGTCCATGAGGCCATTCAAATTCAAATTGAAGATGAAGAAACATGCAGACAAATCGGTCAAAATGCACTCCAGCTCTTTAAATCGGGTGATCGGATTATGACCATTTGCAATGCAGGCTCCATCGCCACGAGCCGGTACGGAACAGCCCTTGCTCCATTTTATTTAGCCAAAAAGAAAAATCTCGACCTTCACATTTATGCCTGTGAAACACGCCCTGTTCTCCAAGGGGCTAGGCTGACAACATGGGAACTCATGCAAGGCGGCGTAGATGTGACGCTCATTACAGATAACATGGCAGCCCATACGATGAAAGAAAAACAAATTTCTGCAGTCATTGTTGGAGCTGATCGCATTGCCCGTAATGGAGATACGGCGAACAAGATTGGCACGTTAAGTCTCGCCATTTTAGCCAAGCATTTTCAAATTCCGTTTTTTATAGCTGCACCGCTTTCTACCTTTGATATCTCAACCAAAAACGGGGCAGATATTCCAATAGAAGAGCGTGACCCGCTGGAAGTAAAGGAATTAAACGGCGTCCAAATTGCACCACCTGATGTTCAGGTATTCAATCCCGCCTTTGATGTCACTCCTCACCATCTCATTTCAGGGATCATTACAGAGAAAGGGATTATTACGTCGAACTATACAGAAGAGATTGATGCTCTGTTCACTGAAAGCATCTCACTCTGA
- the mtnK gene encoding S-methyl-5-thioribose kinase yields MVTLTASYEELTESSAVALAIRLGLIQESSHLTCTEIGDGNLNYVFHIFDHKQEKGLIIKQALPYAKVVGESWPLTLDRARIESTALIKQSEYTPHLVPAVYYSDTALAVTAMEDLSHLEIVRKGLIAGKQYPHLSDHVGEFLGKTLFYTSDFATNPKIKKQFVKQFTNPDLCDITEKLVFTDPFFDSGTNDFEEELREAAEALWADLEVQAKAAELKRIFLTSAETLVHGDLHTGSIFASETETKIIDPEFAFYGPFGFDIGHFIANLFLNALSRENEHDQQHLFDHVVNVWATFKEVFAKAWKEDSIEAFSVSDSFLETTFDRILKEATGFAGCELVRRTIGLAHAADLDAIPSPSKRIQQKKAALTLGKTFIKQYHAVETASDLVALFQQSVKE; encoded by the coding sequence TTGGTTACACTTACGGCATCATATGAAGAATTAACAGAAAGCTCGGCAGTTGCACTCGCAATTAGACTTGGCTTGATCCAAGAAAGTAGTCATTTGACATGTACGGAAATCGGGGACGGGAATTTAAATTACGTCTTTCATATTTTTGATCATAAACAAGAAAAAGGTTTGATCATCAAGCAGGCACTGCCCTACGCCAAGGTGGTCGGAGAGAGCTGGCCGCTTACATTAGACCGTGCGAGAATCGAAAGTACTGCCCTGATCAAGCAGTCAGAGTATACACCGCACCTCGTACCAGCAGTCTATTATTCAGATACAGCTCTTGCTGTGACGGCAATGGAGGATCTATCACACCTCGAAATCGTCAGAAAAGGGCTAATTGCCGGAAAACAATATCCGCATTTATCCGATCATGTCGGAGAATTTTTAGGAAAAACACTTTTTTACACTTCTGACTTTGCCACAAATCCTAAAATTAAAAAACAATTTGTGAAGCAATTTACGAATCCGGACCTTTGTGACATTACCGAAAAGCTCGTCTTCACAGATCCTTTCTTTGATAGCGGCACAAATGATTTCGAAGAAGAATTAAGAGAAGCTGCCGAAGCGCTTTGGGCAGATCTTGAAGTGCAGGCAAAAGCAGCTGAATTGAAGCGTATTTTCCTGACATCTGCCGAAACACTTGTTCATGGAGATCTTCATACAGGCAGTATTTTTGCAAGTGAGACGGAAACAAAGATCATTGATCCAGAATTCGCTTTTTATGGTCCCTTCGGATTCGATATCGGTCACTTTATCGCTAACCTGTTCCTAAATGCTTTGTCTCGTGAGAATGAACACGATCAGCAGCACCTTTTTGACCATGTCGTCAATGTATGGGCAACCTTCAAAGAAGTGTTCGCAAAAGCTTGGAAAGAAGACAGCATTGAAGCGTTTAGTGTATCAGACAGTTTTTTAGAAACAACCTTTGACCGTATTTTAAAAGAAGCGACAGGCTTTGCGGGCTGTGAACTTGTCCGCCGAACGATTGGCCTTGCTCATGCCGCTGATCTCGATGCGATTCCATCACCATCTAAACGGATTCAGCAGAAAAAAGCAGCACTTACGCTCGGAAAAACATTCATCAAACAATATCATGCAGTGGAAACAGCGTCTGACCTCGTCGCATTATTCCAGCAATCTGTAAAGGAGTGA
- a CDS encoding pyridoxal phosphate-dependent aminotransferase — translation MEFQQSDVLKQLPTQFFASLVQKVQKKVQEGADIINLGQGNPDQPTPAHIVKAMQEAVLKPENHQYSSFRGTAKLKKAAAAFYEREYGVTLDPMTEIAILFGGKAGLVELPQCLLNPGDTLLVPDPGYPDYWSGAVLAGAQMVTMPLLEQNDFLPDYDRLPEDVKEKAKLMYLNYPNNPTGATASRSFFEETVTFAKDHKLCVVHDFAYGGIGFDGEKPISFLQTDGAKETGIEIYTLSKTYNMAGWRVGFAAGNPSVIEAIELYQDHLFVSLFKATQDAAAEALLSDQTCVQVQNDRYENRRNVWIAACKEIGWEVTAPKGSFFAWLKVPEGYSSESFAGVLLEKAHVVVAPGNGFGTHGEGYVRVGLLTNEERLKEAARRIDSLNLFENKPLTT, via the coding sequence ATGGAATTCCAGCAATCAGATGTATTGAAACAATTACCGACACAATTTTTTGCATCCCTTGTCCAAAAGGTCCAGAAAAAGGTGCAGGAAGGCGCAGATATTATTAATTTAGGGCAGGGAAATCCTGACCAGCCAACTCCCGCGCACATTGTAAAAGCCATGCAGGAAGCGGTATTAAAACCTGAAAATCATCAATACTCGTCATTCCGCGGAACAGCGAAATTAAAAAAGGCTGCCGCTGCCTTTTATGAAAGAGAATATGGTGTCACGCTTGATCCGATGACGGAAATTGCGATTTTATTTGGCGGGAAAGCAGGGCTTGTTGAGCTGCCGCAATGCCTGCTGAATCCGGGTGATACGCTCCTTGTTCCAGACCCAGGTTATCCTGATTATTGGTCAGGTGCTGTGCTTGCTGGAGCTCAGATGGTGACGATGCCGCTTCTTGAACAAAATGATTTTTTACCTGACTATGACAGGTTGCCTGAGGATGTTAAGGAAAAAGCAAAGTTGATGTATTTAAATTATCCCAACAATCCGACAGGTGCCACGGCAAGCCGTTCATTTTTTGAAGAAACCGTTACATTCGCAAAAGATCACAAGCTCTGTGTTGTCCATGATTTTGCCTATGGCGGCATTGGGTTTGATGGGGAAAAGCCAATCAGCTTTTTGCAAACAGATGGAGCGAAAGAGACAGGAATTGAAATATACACATTGTCTAAAACGTATAATATGGCCGGCTGGAGAGTAGGTTTTGCAGCAGGAAATCCGTCTGTTATTGAAGCGATTGAGCTATATCAGGATCACCTGTTTGTTTCACTGTTCAAAGCCACTCAAGATGCGGCAGCGGAAGCTTTGTTAAGCGACCAAACGTGCGTACAGGTGCAAAATGATCGATATGAGAATCGGCGAAATGTGTGGATTGCTGCCTGCAAGGAGATTGGCTGGGAGGTCACTGCACCAAAGGGGTCGTTTTTTGCTTGGCTAAAGGTGCCAGAAGGATATTCATCTGAATCTTTTGCTGGCGTATTATTAGAGAAAGCACATGTGGTTGTGGCGCCGGGGAATGGGTTTGGTACTCACGGTGAAGGATACGTGAGAGTAGGACTTTTAACAAATGAGGAGCGGTTAAAAGAAGCCGCTCGGCGAATCGATTCCTTGAATCTGTTTGAAAATAAGCCATTGACAACATGA
- the mtnW gene encoding 2,3-diketo-5-methylthiopentyl-1-phosphate enolase: protein MSELLATYVLTHREDEQVNRKAEQIALGLTVGSWTDLPQLKKEQLQKHKGRVEKVSEKFAPAENGLYQSEVTIAYPEANFSADIPAVLTTIFGKLSLDGKVKLIDIQFSDRLKRSLPGPVFGIGGIRKKVGVFDRPLLMSIFKGVIGRDMADLKEQLRLQALGGVDFIKDDEILFESPLAPFEERIKEGKKILKETYEETGHRTLYAVNLTGRTFELKDRARKAAELGADALLFNVFAYGLDVMQSLAEDPDIRLPIMAHPAVSGALTTSHEYGFSHSLLLGKLNRYAGADLSLFPSPYGSVALPKKDAFGIYEACVKEDSVQKTFPVPSAGIHPGMVPVLMKDFGLDHVINAGGGIHGHPRGAIGGGKAFRSIIDAVIHGESIQEKAASCQDLKAALELWGRVAE from the coding sequence GTGAGTGAATTACTGGCAACATACGTATTAACACATCGAGAGGATGAACAAGTAAACCGAAAAGCGGAGCAGATCGCGCTTGGTTTAACAGTTGGATCATGGACGGATTTGCCGCAGCTCAAAAAAGAGCAGCTTCAAAAGCATAAAGGCCGGGTGGAAAAGGTATCAGAAAAGTTTGCTCCAGCCGAAAATGGCCTATATCAATCTGAGGTGACCATTGCTTATCCTGAGGCTAACTTTTCAGCGGATATTCCGGCCGTTTTGACGACGATCTTTGGAAAGCTTTCACTAGATGGAAAAGTGAAGCTAATCGACATTCAATTCTCGGATCGATTGAAAAGAAGTCTGCCAGGACCGGTATTTGGAATTGGTGGCATACGAAAAAAAGTAGGCGTGTTTGATCGACCTTTGTTGATGAGTATTTTTAAAGGTGTCATTGGCCGTGATATGGCAGATTTAAAAGAACAGCTCCGTTTACAAGCATTAGGCGGCGTTGACTTTATCAAAGACGATGAAATTTTATTTGAGAGCCCACTAGCCCCTTTTGAAGAACGAATCAAAGAAGGAAAAAAGATATTAAAAGAAACATATGAAGAGACAGGGCACCGAACGCTATATGCCGTTAATTTAACAGGCAGAACCTTTGAACTAAAGGATCGAGCAAGAAAGGCAGCTGAGCTTGGAGCAGATGCACTCTTATTCAATGTTTTTGCCTACGGGTTAGATGTCATGCAAAGCTTAGCTGAGGATCCAGATATTCGATTGCCTATTATGGCCCATCCCGCAGTAAGCGGCGCTTTGACAACATCGCACGAATATGGATTCTCCCATTCACTTCTTTTAGGTAAATTAAATCGATATGCAGGCGCTGATTTGAGTCTTTTTCCCTCACCGTATGGGTCGGTCGCACTTCCGAAAAAAGATGCCTTTGGAATCTATGAAGCTTGTGTAAAAGAGGATTCGGTTCAAAAAACGTTCCCTGTTCCGTCAGCAGGCATTCATCCTGGAATGGTTCCAGTTTTGATGAAAGATTTTGGACTCGATCATGTGATAAATGCTGGTGGAGGAATTCACGGACATCCGCGTGGAGCCATCGGCGGAGGGAAAGCATTTCGATCGATCATTGATGCGGTGATACATGGAGAGTCGATCCAAGAGAAGGCAGCTTCTTGCCAAGACTTAAAAGCAGCACTTGAACTATGGGGAAGGGTAGCAGAATAA